The Oryzias latipes chromosome 11, ASM223467v1 nucleotide sequence CAAAAACGTTCAAGCCTTCAGCTCTTTCACAAATTCACTTCAATCCAGAACCAGCCATGTTCCACAACAATGTGTTTAAAGGTCTTGGAGCTACCAGCTCTTCAACTGAATCCCTCTGGGATTCGGACAGCCAGATGCCAGACCACTCCAGAAAGCAGGAGCAGGGATTCAAAGGATTCACTCAGAGAGCAAAGCAAAGTGTTTGGAAATGGTTCAAACGCGGAAATAAAACCCCCAGGGATCAGATAACCTGGGAGGACCTGTACAAGGACAAACAGCAGGAACTGGATTATTTGGTGGAGCAGAACAATTCTCTCCGGACAGCTCTCCAAAACCTGCAGATGCTCCTTAAGGAAGCTGAGAAGCTGAGAAACGATTCCATCTCAGCCAACCTCACTGACAGAGCTCTGAACTTCACGTATCTGACACGTGAGGCTGAAGGAGTTCAGGAAGATCAGCCTGGATTTCAAGCAGAAAGTCAACACCAACACGATCAAACCAGCATCTTGGACTTAGAGCTGCAAAATGAGGAAATGGTCCAGGAACTTGAAAAGCTTCAGGACAAACTTCTTGTTTTGTCAGACAGAAAAGCCAAGTATGAGCCTGCAGGAGACCACCTCAAAGCTGCCCAGGACCAGAACTCAGTCCTCAAAGAAAAGCTTCTGCAACTTCAATCAAAGATCCAACAAGAGGAAGCTCTGCTGATGATGACTCCGGACATTTCTCCTGAGGATCTGCAGGAAGAATACCGAGATCAGATCCAGGCCTTAGAGCAGGAAAATGCAGTTCTCCAGAAGGACTTGGAAGATCTCAAGAAGAAACGCAGTAAAGAAGCAGCAATGAGGATCGATTTGATATGCATTGAAGCCCAAAAAAGCCACTTGGAGGACCAATGCCAGCACATCCGGGAGGTCATTCAGATCCACAGTGAACAGCAGGATGGAGAACTCGTCTATCCTGAACAGATCCAGGagttaaaatgtcaaataaattcccttgaaaaagaaaaggaagaccttctggaagaacaaaggaagGTGGAAAATGCAGAATCAGACATTAAAATGCTGCTAAAAGAATTCCATCAGGTGGTAAAAAATGTAGatgaattgaaaaagaaaaactgccaCCTGAAATGGGAATTCATGGAGCTGAACGTGGATTTCTTTGAGAGACAACGAATACCGGCCAAGCTCGAAGCTTCTACAAAAGAACAGGAGTCTTTGAGGAAGGAAAATGCAGTTCTGGCTGAGCAGGTTTCAGAATGCAGATCCAAGATCCACCAGCAGAAATCTGTTCAGAACCAGCCTCAGAGTCCTGCTAGAAACCGGCCAAGTCTGATCCCCAGACCCATGTCTGTGAGAAACCCAGAACATAAGCAGGTTTCCATGGATACTGGAAGGACCCAACAGCCTCAGAGTCCTGCTAGAAACCGGCCAAGTCTGAGACCCAAACCCGTGTCTGTGAGAAACCCAGAACCAAAGCAGGTTTCCATGGATACTGGAAGGACCCAACAGCCTCAGAGTCCTGCTAGAAACCAGCCAAGTCTGAGACCCAGACCCGTGTCTGTGAAAAGGTCCGAACTACCAAAGAAGGTTTCCAAGGTTCCTAAAAAGACCCAACCTAAGAAACAACAGAGCCTCAGAGAGCTAGAAAGAGGCTGGAGAACGTAGTGGATCTAGAAATCTTTATTTAGCTTGTAGGATGTTTGCTGGGATTAGATCCAGAAAATCTAGTGATGCTTTATCTTTTTagtatttagttatttatttgttagttgattattaatttattgataagtttatttatttagattgtTGTTTATTAGTATTTGTGGTAGGcatgtatttaaaaatttttttttttcaattttactctgacagcaaagaaaaagtcaaataaaagtcTAGAAATCTGTTCAAATGTGTTCATGTGACTCTTCTAAATCATAACTGGGGTTTTAATGATGTTATATTTTTCATCATagactgtaaatgtttttaaaaaactgactTAAGGTTGTAAAGAAGTTCAGAAAAGATGGGTTTGGAGTTTAGGGTTAGTATAGTTATAGTTCAAATGTCTAGTTTTTATGTCACATGGGTTCCCAAAATAAGCTAGAAAAAATGGGGCGGCACGTTGGTTTGTTGGGTCAGTTCTGGTTCCTGACGGACCCGTGTCTGCGTGGGTTTCCTCCGAGGGCTTCGGTTCCCCCCACCTGTTTAGAAGAACCATTCTGTGGTTCCTGATAGTTTAGGATCTACTAGAAGAGTCACAGACGACGACTTCCAGCTTTTTGTTGTGCAGGACGACTCCCCAAAAATgacaactaaaacaaaaaaaagatgaaatttgGCCCCAAAAAATCAGTCCCACTAAATTCTTAGTTCCACATGAAAAGAGCGGCCTGTGGGTTTCCTCCCAGGACTCCGGTTTTCCCCCCTAATTGTAAGTGATTGGCTTGTGACTGAAAAATtccccctccctgaatcgccaccttatcgtggtggggGGATTTGAGTGCCTGAATTTACCCCCAGGAGCAACTTTGTCAAAGGCATCTGCCCTGCTCCTAACAGGTGGGGGGGCAGATGCCCCATCAGAAGAAGGTTTGGACTTCCAGTGGGTCCAAGCCTTCATCTGATGGTGCAGCTCCTGGGGGGGTCAGGCAggactaagggcgattcaaaGAAACCTCATGAATACAGAAACAGCAAAGATCCAGTTTCTGGGTCAGAACCACAGAACTGCATGGCTGTGGACCCTCAGAGAGAATGATCtgaatctacaactacatgtttaaattcCAGCAGATGAtattcatccagatgaagtttCCCTCCACTtagagaagaaaacaaactactgtttttttctgaattttcttttttttggtgacaaaatattaataaacGGTTAGAAGTTCTCAGGAGTTCTGGTCCTCCTGCAGGATCTACCTGAACTGTCACTAATGTGACCCGTTCTGTTCAGAAGCAGCTCCACACATTAGACTGTGAGGGCGGTTCTGATGAACCCAAAGTGACCAAGGAGAAGCTTCTCAGCAGAACCAGAATCTCAACCtgaacagagaagaaaaagtttgtgtctgaatttcatttattaaatacaATCTGAACTGTAAAAAACCGGCAGGACAAAATCTTTACGGAACATAATTTAGAAAAGTGACGGTAAAAAACAATCCAGCAGGTTTAGAAAGTCTGTACAACTATTTACAGGCTCCAGCAACGAAAACGTCTCAGGAGGCGCCGCTAGAACCCTTCAGTCAGAACAcagctgacctttgacctctgaccctTAGCTCACCCGTGACAGGTAAGCAGCGCCGTTTCTCACctttttaaaagctcaaaagcatttatttcaaaatccacatttattgtttaaatataagaaaagactgaaaggggcggagcataGTTAACCCCGCCCCTCAGAGCTTTAAAACACgctatagttaaaaaaatatcagacaAATGCAGGAGAGCAGACCGAGTCGGATCAAAGACAACAGATGAAACAAAAAGGAGGTTTTTCAGAGTGAGGGAGGAAAACGGAGACGCCAACGTTCCAGGAGAACCTGCTCTGCTCCCCCATGTGGAGGTGGGCTCCAGAGGAGCCCCCGGGGATCTGGGTTCTTCTTATTGCTTCATCTCCCAGAATTCAAAGCGGCGCCTTCAGTTCAGGAAGCGGCGGCATCGCCGCGTCCCACAGTTGCAGTGCAGCTTGTTGTCTTCGTCCTCGATGGGGAACTTGTAGTCGTAGGTGAGCTCCTCCCCCCGGTAGATCTTCCTCAAGGCGAAGATGACGATGTGCTTGCGGCCGTCCACGTTGATGACGCGGGAGTAGCAGTTGGGCTCGCACGAGTGGTTGATGAAGCGGGCGGCGTTGCCTTGCATGGTGGCGTCCACCACGTCGAAGTCGTCGATGCGGAACATGTAGCAGCCGATGCCCTGCAGGAGAGACGCAGGAAGCAGAGGTGAGCCGTTCTGACCGCCGTGAGGCGGGGGGCGTCCACTTTCACTGTCAGAAACGCCACCGTGAGGCGGGGGGCGTCCACTTTCACTGTCAGGAACGCCACCGTGAGGCGGGGGGCGTCCACTTTCACTGTCAGGAACGCCACCGTGAGGCGGGGGCGTTCCCTTTCACAGAGAGGAACGCCACCGTGAGGCGGGGGCGTCCCCTTTCACAGAGAGGAACGCCACCGTGAGGCGGGGGGCGTCCACTTTCACTGTCAGGAACGCCACCGTGAGGCGGGGGGCGTCCACTTTCACTGTCAGGAACGCCACCGTGAGGCGGGGGCGTCCCCTTTCACAGAGAGGAACGCCACCGTGAGGCGGGGGGAACGCCACCGTGAGGCGGGGGCGTCCCCTTTCACTGTCAGAAACGCCACCGTGAGGCGGGGGGGCGTCCACTTTCACTGTCAGAAACGCCACCGTGAGGCGGGGGGGCGTCCACTTTCACTGTCAAGAACGCCACCGTGAGGCGGGGGGCGTCCACTTTCACTGTCAGGAACGCCACCGTGAGGCGGGGGGGCGTCCACTTTCACTGTCAGGAACGCCACCGTGAGGCGGGGGGCGTCCACTTTCACTGTCAGAAACGCCACCGTGAGGCGGGGGGCGTCCACTTTCACTGTCAGGAACGCCACCGTGAGGCGGGGGCGTCCCCTTTCACAGAGAGGAACGCCACCGTGAGGCGGGGGGCGTCCACTTTCACTGTCAGGAACGCCAGCGTGAGGCGGGGGCGTTCCCTTTCACAGAGAGGAACGCCACCGTGAGGCGGGGGGCGTCCACTTTCACTGTCAGGAACGCCACCGTGAGGCGGGGGCGTCCACTTTCACTGTCAGGAACGCCACCGTGAGGCGGGGGCGTTCCCTTTCACAGAGAGGAACGCCACCGTGAGGCGGGGGCGTCCACTTTCACTGTCAGGAACGCCACCGTGAGGCGGGGGGCGTTCCCTTTCACAGAGAGGAACGCCACCGTGAGGCGGGGGCGTCCACTTTCACAGAGAGGAACGCCACCGTGAGGCGGGGGCGTTCCCTTTCACAGAGAGGAACGCCACCGTGAGGCGGGGGCGTCCCCTTTCACAGAGAGGAACGCCACCGTGAGACGGGGGGCGTCCACTTTCACTGTCAGGAACGCCACCGTGAGGCAGGGGCGTCCCCTTTCACTGTCAGGAACGCCACCGTGAGGCGGGGGCGTCCCCTTTCACAGAGAGGAACGCCACCGTGAGGCGGGGGCGTCCCCTTTCACAGAGAGGAACGCCACCGTGAGGCGGGGGCGTCCACTTTCACTGTCAGGAACGCCACCGTGAGGCGGGGGCGTCCCCTTTCACAGAGAGGAACGCCACCGTGAGGCGGGGGCGTCCCCTTTCACAGAGAGGAACGCCACCGTGAGGCGGGGGCGTCCCCTTTCACAGAGAGGAACGCCACCGTGAGGCGGGGGCGTTCCCTTTCACAGAGAGGAACGCCACCGTGAGGCGGGGGCGTCCCCTTTCACAGAGAGGAACGCCACCGTGAGGCGGGGGCGTCCACTTTCACTGTCAGGAACGCCACCGTGAGGCGGGGGGCGTCCACTTTCACTGTCAGGAACGCCACCGTGAGGCGGGGGCGTCCCCTTTCACAGAGAGGAACGCCACCGTGAGGCGGGGGCGTCCCCTTTCACAGAGAGGAACGCCACCGTGAGGCGGGGGCGTTCCCTTTCACAGAGAGGAACGCCACCGTGAGGCGGGGGCGTCCACTTTCACTGTCAGGAACGCCACCGTGAGGTGGGGGCGTCCCCTTTCACAGAGAGGAACGCCACCGTGAGGCGGGGGCGTCCCCTTTCACAGAGAGGAACGCCACCGTGAGAGCGGGGGGGCGTCCACTTTCACTGTCAGGAACGCCACCGTGAGGCGGGGGCGTCCCCTTTCACTGTCAGGAACGCCACCGTGAGGCGGGGGCGTCCCCTTTCACAGAGAGGAACGCCACCGTGAGGCGGGGGCGTCCCCTTTCACAGAGAGGAACGCCACCGTGAGGCGGGGGCGTCCACTTTCACTGTCAGGAACGCCACCGTGAGGCGGGGGGCGTCCACTTTCACTGTCAGGAACGCCACCGTGAGGCGGGGGCGTCCCCTTTCACAGAGAGGAACGCCACCGTGAGGCGGGGGCGTCCCCTTTCACAGAGAGGAACGCCACCGTGAGGCGGGGGCGTTCCCTTTCACAGAGAGGAACGCCACCGTGAGGCGGGGGCGTCCACTTTCACTGTCAGGAACGCCACCGTGAGGCGGGGGCGTCCACTTTCACAGAGAGGAACGCCACCGTGAGGCGGGGGCGTCCCCTTTCACAGAGAGGAACGCCACCGTGAGGCGGGGGCGTCCCCTTTCACAGAGAGGAACGCCACCGTGAGACAGGGGGCGTCCACTTTCACTGTCAGGAACGCCACCGTGAGGCGGGGGCGTCCCCTTTCACAGAGAGGAACGCCACCGTGAGACAGGGGGCGTCCACTTTCACTGTCAGGAACGCCACCGTGAGGCGGGGGCGTCCACTTTCACTGTCAGGAACGCCACCGTGAGGCGGGGGCGTCCCCTTTCACAGAGAGGAACGCCACCGTGAGACAGGGGGCGTCCACTTTCACTGTCAGGAACGCCACCGTGAGGCGGGGGCGTCCCCTTTCACTGTCAGGAACGCCACCGTGAGGCGGGGGCGTCCCCTTTCACTGTCAGGAACGCCACCGTGAGGCGGGGGCGTCCCCTTTCACAGAGAGGAACGCCACCGTGACGCGGGGGCGTCCCCTTTCACAGAGAGGAACGCCACCGTGAGGCGGGGGCGTCCACTTTTATGTCAAGCACGCGATCAGAGTCCCTGCGGCGTGTTTACAGCCTCAGGCGCGGCGTGATTCTGTAGCCCAGGTCCAGGGCTGCATttccactgcaggtcttgatgcccaaatccgattttctgactatatccgatttttttgacgacccgcttccatcatcttttaaaagtggcCCGTATCTACACTACactgctgaaactatcaaacgtagacgttctgaggacgaCGTAAACgtagcatttccgccttccgtgGACCTCAGCACTGacatcataacagtaataaaagcatatttagaagatgcgtgttggtccaaacggcaaacgtttagcatggcgtAACCCTCCCCTTtatgttgtgtttcttttgtgtgactgcggttgtcatggaggcaacacAGCGggggaaggaggcgttgccttgggtgTTCCAGGATGAAGCAGGAGAGGGGATGCGTGGGAGAGGAACAAGGAGGGATGCTGGGCCGGCTTATGgtctctctctgagttttgaaggaggaagtgtttgcagacgtttgATTCAAGCAAAGATATAaccggcttctagcctgttccatagcaacggtgtcccgcgtgattagttaccgtttgtgtcccgaccgggaccggaccgggAATGACAGCGGTTTCCGattacggtctgaagcctgaggctgagaGGTAAcagctgatggggctccagctgtccttcAACAGCAACAtcagcacaaaagcaccttaatgagtcatgtgatctcagtgggtggtgtcctgagtcgacgtcactgacgtacgactcgtaTTTACTCgagaatatccgatttgtctgcttacatggcacacgcaaatgcacgtatccgatttatttccacatatgaatgaggcctgaatccgatctgagaaaatcagaatccatgcgcttttgtcctgcttccacgttcaccggtcatatctgatctgtgccacatgagaggaaaaaatttgaattgggtcacttgaaccctGCAGTGGAAATGCGGCCATAGAATTCATGTCACCTCAACCAATCAGGACCTTAGCGTGTGGGCGGAGTCCAGAACCAACATGAACTCAGAATATTCTTCTTATTTGTATGGAGACCAAAACGGAATCGTCTCGTTTTATTCTCATGTTTCCCTCCACGGAGTAACGCGGGAAGTCAAAccgggtcacagagacacagaagtaccGCCATCCTTCAGGTGCCGCTCCTGCAGCGGCGGTGAAGCTCGCCGTAGCGgtagagtctctgaatgatgtcatgaactgGACTTGGAGGCGGGATTACCAACGCCTTAGCAGAAATCAACCCGGGTCTTCTCAAAACTTTGattgtagctcctcccacacatgcTGGGAGAGGCGTGAacagagggggcggggctaggACTGACCTTTCCGTCGTAAAACTTCTCTCTCTTGTCCGTCAGAACGGAGCGGATGACCGTGCCGGCGTACTCGATCACCATCTCTCCGGCCTCGATGTTCCTCTTGCAGAACAGTCCGCGACCGTGAATCAGGGATCTAGGGAGCGCAGACGGGAAaccttcatcctcctcatcttcatgcAGACTGTGTAGTCATCGCTGCACACAAACGTACCTGTACACTCCCACCGCCTCCTTGGAGGTTTTCTCCAGGTGTCTGAACCTCATGGCCATGGGGAGCTCGGTGCTGGTGGCGCGTCTGAACGCAGCAGATGGGTTGTTACCACGGAAACACACGCATATTTTTCTACAACAACAGAGGCCGGACAAACCTGGAGGCTTTCAGCGGGAATtcgtcttcatcttcatcaaagGGGCCGACCAGGTCGGGAAGCTGTCGGTGCTGAGACGCCAGGAAGTTGAACATGTCAAACGTCGCTTTCCTGGTGGGAGGAGCACAGGGAGCATCAGCGCCGCGTCACCAAGGGCTGCGGTGATGCAGAGGGAGGGGTCCGCACCGCGTGTAGACCTCCGCCCGCGCGCAACCGCTGGCGTTGAGCGGCGGCTCCTCCTCCAGCGCGTCGCAGCGGTGGAAGCGGAAGCGGTGGCGTTTGCAGTCGGCCGcgccctgcagctgctccaggAGGAAGATGACGGCGTCGTGGACCACGCCCAGGACGCGCGGGCCGCTCATCACGCCCAGCGGGAGCTGCTTCAGGTGGAAGGCCGCTCGCGCCTCGAAGACGCCGTCGATCACGGCGCGCCACGCCACTGAAGGGAAGCGGATCAGAACCACAGCAGTCAGAGGAGACGTTCAGGAGAGGAGGCGATGCTCTGAACATCTCACCCTCGATGCTGTTGGCCTTCACGCTGAAGCCGTCCTCGCTGGTGATCTCGAAGCGCAGGTGAGGCTGGTTCATGTACGTCTTCCTGTGTTTGGACGCCGGGGCGTCGTCCTCGGAACTGAAACCTGCAGAGACCGGGTCAGAGGAGAACCTGCAGGGACTTCCCGGTCCAAACGGCGGCCTCAAACCTGTGCACGGCCCCCACTCGGAGAGGTCGCCATGGCGAGAACTGATCCACGTGTGCGTCTTGACCTGTGGCTGAGCGCCGCTCTGATCCGCAGCAGGCGGGCCGTCCACCCGAGAAGACCTGAGATGGAAACGCCGTTTTCATTTACATGACGGACAGAGAGAATGAGGATGGATAGACTGGAACAAACCTGCggggcggaggaggaggagacggaGCAGCCATCTTCAACAAGCTGCCTTTCTTATCCGGATCCAGGTTCAGAACATCTTTACTGCTTGGAGCTTTCATCCTGATTCCACCGGTTCTGTTCAAAGATAGACGCCGTATTGGACTCTGGGAGATGATCTGCCGTCCACAGAACGCGGCGGCTCGGGTTCGCCCATCATCCTGATGGGGAGTTATTGTCATCCTGATGACAATAACTCCCCATCAGGCGTCACCATGATCAGTCTTTTTCAAAACCAACGCCATATGCCCAGCCGGTGCTTTGGAAACGTCCAAACGGTGATTTAGAAACGGTACCAGTACCAAACCTGGACTTTTGAAACAGTCTTCTTTCTCATTCagggggtcgccacagcgaaacaacccacCCTTCGAGGaggagtcgcatggtaaacttggcaatatTTTACGCAggatgtccttcctgacgcaaccccctcaatttatccgggcttgggaccggcacagaagcagagaagggaatagggagcagcccggattcgaaccctggtttcacggacggaaggcgccgctaaccagcacgagctaaaacGACACCTGGACATTTGAAACAGTGCTGCTGCTAAAACAGTTTTCCTGAAATGGTTTTGGAGCCAAAATGGAGTTTTTGAAACAGTTCAGGAAACAGTTCACGGCTCATCGCCATGACAACAGTCTTTCTGTAGAGCGTCGTAAACGTCACTATTATCCATCGGGTCACTGACTTGGAATCTTTTTCTGTGAAGCTTAACAGAACCTCCACACTGGCTCTGCCTGTGCACCCCgtctgaagctccgcccacccaTATTAACTCGCCCACAGTCTCTGGAAAGATGAAACGATTGCTGGATCTGTGCAGCAGGACTGATAAATAGACCGACAAGTTCTAAACGAAGCACCAGAACCCGTGATTTTATGCGGTACCAGTGGTTCTTCAGGCATCAGTATCAGTACGGTGGTTCCGAATACACCGGTACCGGTACCATCCCTACTAATGAAGCTAATGGCGTTAAGCGACCGGACTCCTACCTGCTCTCCTGAGGTTCCTCCGACTCTGCCGAGTCTTTCAGGAAGTCCATCCTGGCCTTCTTCCTGCTCGGCCTGTCCGTGACCGTGGACACCCTCTTCACCCTCGCCTGCCGGATGACGTCATCGCCGCTTGGCTCAGGGGAATCCTCGGCAGGTGCAGCTTGGGGCGGCACTAAAAGTCTGGGGGCGACCTGCGGCGAGCCGCTGAGGATGATGGGCTTGGGCCTCGCCGAGCCGGCGGGAGGGCCCGTCGTTCTGTTGATGATGACCCGAGCGGCGGCGCCGTCTGTTGAGGTGGAGGAAGACGGTTGGAGAAGCGTCTGCACGGCGAGCGGAGCGGCGGGAGCGGGGATGGCCGCGGTCTTGATGGGAACCATTCTGTAGATGATTTTCTTCTCTGCGGCGGCGTGGTTGGGGGGGGCATTAGGGGGCGGCTGGCTGGGGCCGGTCTTAAAGATGAGGCGGGGAACCGAAGACTGCACGCCGCCGTCCCGGTGCAGAATCTTGGCTATGCTACTGATGCGGTGGTAGCTGGGGGAGGTGGTGGGAAGCTGCTGGAAGGTGTTGGATCGGGGGTCTTTGACCAGAACCTGTCCGTGGCGGTTGACCAGCAGGACCTGGCGGCCCGGAGCCTGAGGCGCCGCCGAGTTCGTGGCCGGATTTAGTGGAATCTGAACTTGGGGTTTGGCGTTTTCCAGGCGGACAGCGATGGTTTTGCTCTGCGCGGCGTGAATGGGTAAAGTATTCAAGCCGTTGATGACGATCGGGGAGGTGACGGGTCGGGGGACCGTGCAGAACGTGACAGCAGAAGAAGAGGCGGACCTGTTGGCTAGAGCCGGTTCAGGTCGGCGAGGCAGAGGAAGACTGAGTTTAGGCTTAAAACAGTCCTTTGGTAGGCCGATCCCGGTAGGGGGGGGCGGTCTGGCCTTCACGGTGAGGGTCTTCATCAGTGCCACGGGACTCTTCTTGATTACAGGCTCTGGGGAGTAATCGGGGTCGTTCACGTCATCCTGGAATCCTTCCACGGACTCCCCAGACGAACTATTGTCGTCTTTCTCCAGGACGCCGCTGACGCCCGGGCGGCCCGCGGAGGCGTCTTCAGTGGGGACGAAATGACCCGTTTCTGAAG carries:
- the LOC111948167 gene encoding involucrin-like → MFHNNVFKGLGATSSSTESLWDSDSQMPDHSRKQEQGFKGFTQRAKQSVWKWFKRGNKTPRDQITWEDLYKDKQQELDYLVEQNNSLRTALQNLQMLLKEAEKLRNDSISANLTDRALNFTYLTREAEGVQEDQPGFQAESQHQHDQTSILDLELQNEEMVQELEKLQDKLLVLSDRKAKYEPAGDHLKAAQDQNSVLKEKLLQLQSKIQQEEALLMMTPDISPEDLQEEYRDQIQALEQENAVLQKDLEDLKKKRSKEAAMRIDLICIEAQKSHLEDQCQHIREVIQIHSEQQDGELVYPEQIQELKCQINSLEKEKEDLLEEQRKVENAESDIKMLLKEFHQVVKNVDELKKKNCHLKWEFMELNVDFFERQRIPAKLEASTKEQESLRKENAVLAEQVSECRSKIHQQKSVQNQPQSPARNRPSLIPRPMSVRNPEHKQVSMDTGRTQQPQSPARNRPSLRPKPVSVRNPEPKQVSMDTGRTQQPQSPARNQPSLRPRPVSVKRSELPKKVSKVPKKTQPKKQQSLRELERGWRT